One segment of Eschrichtius robustus isolate mEscRob2 chromosome 3, mEscRob2.pri, whole genome shotgun sequence DNA contains the following:
- the CCDC28B gene encoding coiled-coil domain-containing protein 28B isoform X1, with protein sequence MEDKKKKRSPKPCLTQPAQPPGTLRRVPVPTSHSGSLALGLPHLPSPKQRAKFKRVGKEKCRPVLAGGGGGSAGTPLQHSFLTEVTDVYEMEGGLLNLLNDFHSGRLQAFGKECSFEQLEHVREMQEKLARLHFSLDVCGEEEEEEEEDGVTEGLPEEQKKTMADRNLDQLLSNLEDLSNSIQKLHLAENAEPEEPSAV encoded by the exons ATGGaggacaagaagaagaaaaggagtcCCAAGCCCTGCCTGACCCAGCCAGCCCAGCCCCCAGGCACACTACGCAGGGTCCCAGTGCCCACCAGCCACAGTGGCTCCTTGGCCCTGGGACTCCCTCATCTGCCATCCCCTAAGCAGCGGGCCAAGTTCAAGAG GGTCGGCAAGGAGAAATGCCGCCCCGTGCTGGCAGGAGGTGGGGGTGGCTCTGCAGGCACCCCCCTGCAGCACTCGTTCCTGACCGAGGTGACCGACGTCTATGAGATGGAAGGCGGGCTGCTGAACCTGCTCAATGATTTCCACTCAGGCCGGCTGCAGGCCTTCG GGAAAGAATGCTCCTTTGAGCAGTTGGAACACGTGCGGGAGATGCAGGAGAAGCTGGCCCGGCTGCACTTCAGCCTGGATGTgtgtggagaggaggaggaggaggaggaggaggacggggtCACTGAGGGGCTACCTGAGGAGCAGAAGAAGACGATGGCTGACCGCAACCTGGACCAGCTGCTCAGCAAT CTGGAAGATCTTAGTAATTCTAT ACAGAAGCTGCACCTGGCTGAGAACGCCGAGCCTGAGGAGCCGTCAGCTGTGTAG
- the CCDC28B gene encoding coiled-coil domain-containing protein 28B isoform X3, producing MEDKKKKRSPKPCLTQPAQPPGTLRRVPVPTSHSGSLALGLPHLPSPKQRAKFKRVGKEKCRPVLAGGGGGSAGTPLQHSFLTEVTDVYEMEGGLLNLLNDFHSGRLQAFGKECSFEQLEHVREMQEKLARLHFSLDVCGEEEEEEEEDGVTEGLPEEQKKTMADRNLDQLLSNGT from the exons ATGGaggacaagaagaagaaaaggagtcCCAAGCCCTGCCTGACCCAGCCAGCCCAGCCCCCAGGCACACTACGCAGGGTCCCAGTGCCCACCAGCCACAGTGGCTCCTTGGCCCTGGGACTCCCTCATCTGCCATCCCCTAAGCAGCGGGCCAAGTTCAAGAG GGTCGGCAAGGAGAAATGCCGCCCCGTGCTGGCAGGAGGTGGGGGTGGCTCTGCAGGCACCCCCCTGCAGCACTCGTTCCTGACCGAGGTGACCGACGTCTATGAGATGGAAGGCGGGCTGCTGAACCTGCTCAATGATTTCCACTCAGGCCGGCTGCAGGCCTTCG GGAAAGAATGCTCCTTTGAGCAGTTGGAACACGTGCGGGAGATGCAGGAGAAGCTGGCCCGGCTGCACTTCAGCCTGGATGTgtgtggagaggaggaggaggaggaggaggaggacggggtCACTGAGGGGCTACCTGAGGAGCAGAAGAAGACGATGGCTGACCGCAACCTGGACCAGCTGCTCAGCAAT GGGACTTga
- the CCDC28B gene encoding coiled-coil domain-containing protein 28B isoform X2 yields the protein MEDKKKKRSPKPCLTQPAQPPGTLRRVPVPTSHSGSLALGLPHLPSPKQRAKFKRVGKEKCRPVLAGGGGGSAGTPLQHSFLTEVTDVYEMEGGLLNLLNDFHSGRLQAFELTGAVQGKNAPLSSWNTCGRCRRSWPGCTSAWMCVERRRRRRRRTGSLRGYLRSRRRRWLTATWTSCSAMGLDSV from the exons ATGGaggacaagaagaagaaaaggagtcCCAAGCCCTGCCTGACCCAGCCAGCCCAGCCCCCAGGCACACTACGCAGGGTCCCAGTGCCCACCAGCCACAGTGGCTCCTTGGCCCTGGGACTCCCTCATCTGCCATCCCCTAAGCAGCGGGCCAAGTTCAAGAG GGTCGGCAAGGAGAAATGCCGCCCCGTGCTGGCAGGAGGTGGGGGTGGCTCTGCAGGCACCCCCCTGCAGCACTCGTTCCTGACCGAGGTGACCGACGTCTATGAGATGGAAGGCGGGCTGCTGAACCTGCTCAATGATTTCCACTCAGGCCGGCTGCAGGCCTTCG AGCTGACAGGTGCTGTCCAGGGAAAGAATGCTCCTTTGAGCAGTTGGAACACGTGCGGGAGATGCAGGAGAAGCTGGCCCGGCTGCACTTCAGCCTGGATGTgtgtggagaggaggaggaggaggaggaggaggacggggtCACTGAGGGGCTACCTGAGGAGCAGAAGAAGACGATGGCTGACCGCAACCTGGACCAGCTGCTCAGCAAT GGGACTTgacagtgtgtga
- the IQCC gene encoding IQ domain-containing protein C isoform X1 has translation MERERLDRKVTVLQACVRGFLVRRQFQSLRAEYEAVVREIEGDLGTLQWTEGWIPRPRFLPKKAKSHQTWKAGERVPNPEQDLWSCFPRKEPEKEAIWAEMILKKSGESSANSGSLPCGDDSPWLQDEQSRRTRKPSQEETRDMSKVENPAAAGPGLPHSQTGLQELQYHRSHLAMELLWLQQAINSRKECSLLQQYLILKQTLRSPEANQARDEPSLCPDHGGQGCEKAGSRPGPPLEDQSYRTTREPDHVDDSCWRLRSQPHKTPEILAATDKTTAGAKYRDLRYRQAGPQLPTPSDNQAIGKRLTKEPECGEQTFGGTCLQLTKLLEDETHKGLKSRGYCSGKARTQLPTLREDPDIEDNSPRGPGQKDPDSQRAGPRELGLSEDHVICDGTLAEHGGLDLQKTKPPKGQTPGDKSSTGRPSNESSHEGWKNQRTVPWRSRPPEKLSSTGSDHTGEDHWRGRLWKTGPPG, from the exons ATGGAGCGGGAACGGTTGGATCGGAAGGTGACGGTGCTGCAG GCCTGCGTCCGGGGCTTCTTGGTCCGACGCCAGTTCCAGAGTCTTCGAGCTGAATATGAGGCTGTTGTACGAGAGATCGAGGGTGATCTGGGCACGCTTCAGTGGACTGAGGGCTGGATTCCCAGGCCCCGATTTCTCCCAAAG AAGGCAAAATCCCATCAGACCTGGAAAGCCGGAGAGAGGGTACCAAATCCAGAGCAGGATCTATGGAGCTGCTTCCCACGTAAAGAGCCTGAGAAAGAGGCCATCTGGGCGGAGATGATACTGAAGAAGTCAGGAGAGAGCTCAGCAAACTCAGGCAGTCTTCCCTGCGGAGATGATAGCCCATGGCTTCAGGATGAGCAGAGCAGGAGGACCAGGAAACCGAGCCAAGAGGAGACCAGAGACATGTCAAAGGTGGAGAACCCAG CAGCTGCAGGTCCAGGACTGCCCCACAGCCAGACTGGGCTCCAGGAGCTCCAGTACCACCGCAGCCACTTGGCTATGGAGCTGCTGTGGCTACAACAGGCCATCAATAGCCGTAAGGAG TGTTCTCTTCTCCAACAGTACCTAATTCTCAAACAAACACTGAGATCCCCAGAGGCGAACCAGGCCAGAGACGAGCCCAGCTTGTGCCCAGACCAtgggggacagggctgtgagAAAGCTGGGTCACGACCAGGCCCACCACTGGAAGACCAGTCCTACAGAACTACTAGAGAGCCAGACCACGTGGATGACTCCTGCTGGAGACTCAGGTCACAACCCCATAAAACCCCAGAAATACTGGCCGCTACAGACAAAACCACTGCTGGGGCTAAGTACAGGGACCTACGCTACAGACAGGCAGGACCACAGCTGCCCACACCATCGGATAATCAGGCCATAGGGAAAAGGCTCACCAAAGAGCCAGAGTGTGGAGAACAGACCTTTGGAGGGACCTGCCTGCAGCTGACAAAACTACTAGAGGACGAGACCCACAAAGGCCTCAAATCTAGGGGCTACTGTTCTGGAAAGGCCAGGACACAGCTGCCCACACTCCGTGAGGACCCAGACATTGAAGACAACTCTCCCAGAGGGCCAGGCCAAAAAGACCCTGATAGCCAAAGAGCTGGGCCACGAGAGTTGGGCCTCTCAGAGGACCATGTCATCTGTGATGGGACTTTGGCAGAGCATGGTGGCCTGGATCTCCAGAAGACTAAACCACCCAAGGGCCAGACTCCCGGTGATAAAAGCTCCACAGGTAGACCCTCCAATGAATCTAGCCATGAAGGATGGAAAAACCAGAGGACTGTACCATGGAGATCAAGGCCACCTGAGAAACTGTCTTCCACAGGGTCAGACCACACAGGAGAGGATCACTGGAGGGGGCGACTGTGGAAAACAGGACCACCAGGCTAG
- the IQCC gene encoding IQ domain-containing protein C isoform X2 encodes MERERLDRKACVRGFLVRRQFQSLRAEYEAVVREIEGDLGTLQWTEGWIPRPRFLPKKAKSHQTWKAGERVPNPEQDLWSCFPRKEPEKEAIWAEMILKKSGESSANSGSLPCGDDSPWLQDEQSRRTRKPSQEETRDMSKVENPAAAGPGLPHSQTGLQELQYHRSHLAMELLWLQQAINSRKECSLLQQYLILKQTLRSPEANQARDEPSLCPDHGGQGCEKAGSRPGPPLEDQSYRTTREPDHVDDSCWRLRSQPHKTPEILAATDKTTAGAKYRDLRYRQAGPQLPTPSDNQAIGKRLTKEPECGEQTFGGTCLQLTKLLEDETHKGLKSRGYCSGKARTQLPTLREDPDIEDNSPRGPGQKDPDSQRAGPRELGLSEDHVICDGTLAEHGGLDLQKTKPPKGQTPGDKSSTGRPSNESSHEGWKNQRTVPWRSRPPEKLSSTGSDHTGEDHWRGRLWKTGPPG; translated from the exons ATGGAGCGGGAACGGTTGGATCGGAAG GCCTGCGTCCGGGGCTTCTTGGTCCGACGCCAGTTCCAGAGTCTTCGAGCTGAATATGAGGCTGTTGTACGAGAGATCGAGGGTGATCTGGGCACGCTTCAGTGGACTGAGGGCTGGATTCCCAGGCCCCGATTTCTCCCAAAG AAGGCAAAATCCCATCAGACCTGGAAAGCCGGAGAGAGGGTACCAAATCCAGAGCAGGATCTATGGAGCTGCTTCCCACGTAAAGAGCCTGAGAAAGAGGCCATCTGGGCGGAGATGATACTGAAGAAGTCAGGAGAGAGCTCAGCAAACTCAGGCAGTCTTCCCTGCGGAGATGATAGCCCATGGCTTCAGGATGAGCAGAGCAGGAGGACCAGGAAACCGAGCCAAGAGGAGACCAGAGACATGTCAAAGGTGGAGAACCCAG CAGCTGCAGGTCCAGGACTGCCCCACAGCCAGACTGGGCTCCAGGAGCTCCAGTACCACCGCAGCCACTTGGCTATGGAGCTGCTGTGGCTACAACAGGCCATCAATAGCCGTAAGGAG TGTTCTCTTCTCCAACAGTACCTAATTCTCAAACAAACACTGAGATCCCCAGAGGCGAACCAGGCCAGAGACGAGCCCAGCTTGTGCCCAGACCAtgggggacagggctgtgagAAAGCTGGGTCACGACCAGGCCCACCACTGGAAGACCAGTCCTACAGAACTACTAGAGAGCCAGACCACGTGGATGACTCCTGCTGGAGACTCAGGTCACAACCCCATAAAACCCCAGAAATACTGGCCGCTACAGACAAAACCACTGCTGGGGCTAAGTACAGGGACCTACGCTACAGACAGGCAGGACCACAGCTGCCCACACCATCGGATAATCAGGCCATAGGGAAAAGGCTCACCAAAGAGCCAGAGTGTGGAGAACAGACCTTTGGAGGGACCTGCCTGCAGCTGACAAAACTACTAGAGGACGAGACCCACAAAGGCCTCAAATCTAGGGGCTACTGTTCTGGAAAGGCCAGGACACAGCTGCCCACACTCCGTGAGGACCCAGACATTGAAGACAACTCTCCCAGAGGGCCAGGCCAAAAAGACCCTGATAGCCAAAGAGCTGGGCCACGAGAGTTGGGCCTCTCAGAGGACCATGTCATCTGTGATGGGACTTTGGCAGAGCATGGTGGCCTGGATCTCCAGAAGACTAAACCACCCAAGGGCCAGACTCCCGGTGATAAAAGCTCCACAGGTAGACCCTCCAATGAATCTAGCCATGAAGGATGGAAAAACCAGAGGACTGTACCATGGAGATCAAGGCCACCTGAGAAACTGTCTTCCACAGGGTCAGACCACACAGGAGAGGATCACTGGAGGGGGCGACTGTGGAAAACAGGACCACCAGGCTAG
- the IQCC gene encoding IQ domain-containing protein C isoform X3: MERERLDRKVTVLQACVRGFLVRRQFQSLRAEYEAVVREIEGDLGTLQWTEGWIPRPRFLPKKAKSHQTWKAGERVPNPEQDLWSCFPRKEPEKEAIWAEMILKKSGESSANSGSLPCGDDSPWLQDEQSRRTRKPSQEETRDMSKVENPAAAGPGLPHSQTGLQELQYHRSHLAMELLWLQQAINSRKEYLILKQTLRSPEANQARDEPSLCPDHGGQGCEKAGSRPGPPLEDQSYRTTREPDHVDDSCWRLRSQPHKTPEILAATDKTTAGAKYRDLRYRQAGPQLPTPSDNQAIGKRLTKEPECGEQTFGGTCLQLTKLLEDETHKGLKSRGYCSGKARTQLPTLREDPDIEDNSPRGPGQKDPDSQRAGPRELGLSEDHVICDGTLAEHGGLDLQKTKPPKGQTPGDKSSTGRPSNESSHEGWKNQRTVPWRSRPPEKLSSTGSDHTGEDHWRGRLWKTGPPG, translated from the exons ATGGAGCGGGAACGGTTGGATCGGAAGGTGACGGTGCTGCAG GCCTGCGTCCGGGGCTTCTTGGTCCGACGCCAGTTCCAGAGTCTTCGAGCTGAATATGAGGCTGTTGTACGAGAGATCGAGGGTGATCTGGGCACGCTTCAGTGGACTGAGGGCTGGATTCCCAGGCCCCGATTTCTCCCAAAG AAGGCAAAATCCCATCAGACCTGGAAAGCCGGAGAGAGGGTACCAAATCCAGAGCAGGATCTATGGAGCTGCTTCCCACGTAAAGAGCCTGAGAAAGAGGCCATCTGGGCGGAGATGATACTGAAGAAGTCAGGAGAGAGCTCAGCAAACTCAGGCAGTCTTCCCTGCGGAGATGATAGCCCATGGCTTCAGGATGAGCAGAGCAGGAGGACCAGGAAACCGAGCCAAGAGGAGACCAGAGACATGTCAAAGGTGGAGAACCCAG CAGCTGCAGGTCCAGGACTGCCCCACAGCCAGACTGGGCTCCAGGAGCTCCAGTACCACCGCAGCCACTTGGCTATGGAGCTGCTGTGGCTACAACAGGCCATCAATAGCCGTAAGGAG TACCTAATTCTCAAACAAACACTGAGATCCCCAGAGGCGAACCAGGCCAGAGACGAGCCCAGCTTGTGCCCAGACCAtgggggacagggctgtgagAAAGCTGGGTCACGACCAGGCCCACCACTGGAAGACCAGTCCTACAGAACTACTAGAGAGCCAGACCACGTGGATGACTCCTGCTGGAGACTCAGGTCACAACCCCATAAAACCCCAGAAATACTGGCCGCTACAGACAAAACCACTGCTGGGGCTAAGTACAGGGACCTACGCTACAGACAGGCAGGACCACAGCTGCCCACACCATCGGATAATCAGGCCATAGGGAAAAGGCTCACCAAAGAGCCAGAGTGTGGAGAACAGACCTTTGGAGGGACCTGCCTGCAGCTGACAAAACTACTAGAGGACGAGACCCACAAAGGCCTCAAATCTAGGGGCTACTGTTCTGGAAAGGCCAGGACACAGCTGCCCACACTCCGTGAGGACCCAGACATTGAAGACAACTCTCCCAGAGGGCCAGGCCAAAAAGACCCTGATAGCCAAAGAGCTGGGCCACGAGAGTTGGGCCTCTCAGAGGACCATGTCATCTGTGATGGGACTTTGGCAGAGCATGGTGGCCTGGATCTCCAGAAGACTAAACCACCCAAGGGCCAGACTCCCGGTGATAAAAGCTCCACAGGTAGACCCTCCAATGAATCTAGCCATGAAGGATGGAAAAACCAGAGGACTGTACCATGGAGATCAAGGCCACCTGAGAAACTGTCTTCCACAGGGTCAGACCACACAGGAGAGGATCACTGGAGGGGGCGACTGTGGAAAACAGGACCACCAGGCTAG
- the IQCC gene encoding IQ domain-containing protein C isoform X4 has translation MERERLDRKVTVLQACVRGFLVRRQFQSLRAEYEAVVREIEGDLGTLQWTEGWIPRPRFLPKTWKAGERVPNPEQDLWSCFPRKEPEKEAIWAEMILKKSGESSANSGSLPCGDDSPWLQDEQSRRTRKPSQEETRDMSKVENPAAAGPGLPHSQTGLQELQYHRSHLAMELLWLQQAINSRKECSLLQQYLILKQTLRSPEANQARDEPSLCPDHGGQGCEKAGSRPGPPLEDQSYRTTREPDHVDDSCWRLRSQPHKTPEILAATDKTTAGAKYRDLRYRQAGPQLPTPSDNQAIGKRLTKEPECGEQTFGGTCLQLTKLLEDETHKGLKSRGYCSGKARTQLPTLREDPDIEDNSPRGPGQKDPDSQRAGPRELGLSEDHVICDGTLAEHGGLDLQKTKPPKGQTPGDKSSTGRPSNESSHEGWKNQRTVPWRSRPPEKLSSTGSDHTGEDHWRGRLWKTGPPG, from the exons ATGGAGCGGGAACGGTTGGATCGGAAGGTGACGGTGCTGCAG GCCTGCGTCCGGGGCTTCTTGGTCCGACGCCAGTTCCAGAGTCTTCGAGCTGAATATGAGGCTGTTGTACGAGAGATCGAGGGTGATCTGGGCACGCTTCAGTGGACTGAGGGCTGGATTCCCAGGCCCCGATTTCTCCCAAAG ACCTGGAAAGCCGGAGAGAGGGTACCAAATCCAGAGCAGGATCTATGGAGCTGCTTCCCACGTAAAGAGCCTGAGAAAGAGGCCATCTGGGCGGAGATGATACTGAAGAAGTCAGGAGAGAGCTCAGCAAACTCAGGCAGTCTTCCCTGCGGAGATGATAGCCCATGGCTTCAGGATGAGCAGAGCAGGAGGACCAGGAAACCGAGCCAAGAGGAGACCAGAGACATGTCAAAGGTGGAGAACCCAG CAGCTGCAGGTCCAGGACTGCCCCACAGCCAGACTGGGCTCCAGGAGCTCCAGTACCACCGCAGCCACTTGGCTATGGAGCTGCTGTGGCTACAACAGGCCATCAATAGCCGTAAGGAG TGTTCTCTTCTCCAACAGTACCTAATTCTCAAACAAACACTGAGATCCCCAGAGGCGAACCAGGCCAGAGACGAGCCCAGCTTGTGCCCAGACCAtgggggacagggctgtgagAAAGCTGGGTCACGACCAGGCCCACCACTGGAAGACCAGTCCTACAGAACTACTAGAGAGCCAGACCACGTGGATGACTCCTGCTGGAGACTCAGGTCACAACCCCATAAAACCCCAGAAATACTGGCCGCTACAGACAAAACCACTGCTGGGGCTAAGTACAGGGACCTACGCTACAGACAGGCAGGACCACAGCTGCCCACACCATCGGATAATCAGGCCATAGGGAAAAGGCTCACCAAAGAGCCAGAGTGTGGAGAACAGACCTTTGGAGGGACCTGCCTGCAGCTGACAAAACTACTAGAGGACGAGACCCACAAAGGCCTCAAATCTAGGGGCTACTGTTCTGGAAAGGCCAGGACACAGCTGCCCACACTCCGTGAGGACCCAGACATTGAAGACAACTCTCCCAGAGGGCCAGGCCAAAAAGACCCTGATAGCCAAAGAGCTGGGCCACGAGAGTTGGGCCTCTCAGAGGACCATGTCATCTGTGATGGGACTTTGGCAGAGCATGGTGGCCTGGATCTCCAGAAGACTAAACCACCCAAGGGCCAGACTCCCGGTGATAAAAGCTCCACAGGTAGACCCTCCAATGAATCTAGCCATGAAGGATGGAAAAACCAGAGGACTGTACCATGGAGATCAAGGCCACCTGAGAAACTGTCTTCCACAGGGTCAGACCACACAGGAGAGGATCACTGGAGGGGGCGACTGTGGAAAACAGGACCACCAGGCTAG
- the DCDC2B gene encoding LOW QUALITY PROTEIN: doublecortin domain-containing protein 2B (The sequence of the model RefSeq protein was modified relative to this genomic sequence to represent the inferred CDS: inserted 2 bases in 2 codons) — translation MAGGSPEAKRVVVYRNGDPFSPGHQLVVNQRCFPTLETFLCEVTSAVQAPLAVRALYMPCHGHPVTDLAGLQNGGQYVAAGFERFRKLPSLHPRGEDPGGKSSSLPGPPVIQQPCDGALGQRLPAGSPCYIHVFRNGDLLSPPFSLKLSQAASKDWEAVLKLLTEKVKLQTRAARKLCTLDGLPLSAREALVSGHYYVAVGEDXFKALPYLVPRPSLPRGCWQPPDPKSRLHKQGVGHGRRAQATQSSPKEARQIEPPAFYASPQQAFQHAPHSLLPTSGVKGVYGAPHARTETAGAQGVAHDEATWTEEPLDQRAAQVVEEALILESRPXAGAALSASASAPAPPS, via the exons ATGGCAGGTGGCAGTCCAGAAGCCAAGAGGGTAGTGGTGTACCGGAATGGGGACCCTTTCTCCCCAGGCCACCAGCTGGTGGTGAACCAGCGCTGCTTCCCCACCCTGGAGACCTTCCTCTGTGAGGTGACATCGGCTGTGCAGGCCCCACTGGCCGTGCGTGCTCTCTACATGCCTTGTCATGGCCACCCTGTCACCGACCTGGCAGGCCTGCAGAACGGAGGGCAGTATGTGGCTGCTGGCTTTGAACGATTCCGCAAGCTCCC CTCTTTACACCCTAGAGGGGAGGATCCAGGTGGGAAGAGCAGCAGCCTACCA GGCCCTCCTGTGATTCAGCAGCCATGTGATGGGGCCCTTGGACAGCGGCTACCTGCAGGTTCCCCCTGCTATATCCA TGTGTTCAGGAACGGGGATCTGTTAAGCCCCCCATTTAGCCTGAAGCTGTCCCAGGCTGCCAGCAAGGACTGGGAAGCAGTGTTGAAACTCCTGACTGAGAAGGTGAAATTACAGACCAGGGCTGCGCGCAA ACTCTGCACCCTGGATGGGCTCCCACTGTCAGCAAGGGAGGCTCTGGTGAGCGGCCATTACTATGTGGCTGTTGGAGAGG GGTTCAAGGCCCTCCCCTATCTGGTGCCTCGCCCCTCACTGCCCAGGGGCTGCTG GCAACCCCCAGACCCAAAGTCCAGGCTCCACAAGCAGGGGGTAG GCCATGGCCGCAGAGCGCAGGCAACCCAGTCCTCTCCAAAGGAAGCCAGGCAAATTGAGCCACCTGCTTTTTATGCCAGCCCCCAGCAAGCTTTTCAGCATGCTCCCCACTC GTTACTTCCCACATCAGGAGTCAAGGGAGTGTATGGGGCTCCCCATGCAAGGACGGAGACAGCAGGGGCCCAGGGAGTAGCACATGATGAAGCCACCTGGACAGAGGAGCCCCTGGATCAG AGGGCAGCACAGGTAGTGGAAGAGGCCCTGATCCTGGAAAGCCGGC GAGCTGGGGCAGCTCTCTCGGCCTCGGCCTCGGCCCCTGCTCCGCCATCTTGA